The following proteins are encoded in a genomic region of Populus nigra chromosome 16, ddPopNigr1.1, whole genome shotgun sequence:
- the LOC133675251 gene encoding uncharacterized protein LOC133675251, protein MASPREHIEHIRKTTFSIGGERNPLAPMLDQAVKYLSAELYTKDVHFLMELIQNAEDNEYLEGVDPSLEFVLTSRDITATGAPATLLIFNSEKGFSAKNIESICSVGNSTKKGNRKRGYIGEKGIGFKSVFLITPQPIIFSNGYQIRFNEKPCPHCNLGYVVPEWVEENPSLSDIKQIYGSNSTLPTTTIVLPLKPDKVKPVKQQLSSIHPEVLLFLSKIKSLSVREENEDPRLNTVSAIAITKETNFRTRESIDAESYTLHLSAEENSPDEQDRECSYSVWKQKFPVKKKNKVEKRMGVEDWVITLAFPNGERLRRGMSLPGIYAFLPTEMVTNFPFIIQADFILASSRETILLDDNWNQGILDCVPLAFINALVSLVKMREDAPVSSLPRLFQFLPIKSSHYPTLNAVRESIKVKLAEEEIVPSEPFTEQKFFHKPSEIGRIMPAFWSVLKKARKEGVRFHNLSSHGWYVLSSHFDKSEYDHILDFLGVGHVNNEWYARCIRSSNLLMGVSEDVYLQILLFVANNWCTKFCTTTMGDIPLIKYVDRDGSVSLCSINESAQKNSERLLCRSHQTRYISWLIDWNKEFGFVGNRFFLPKSTQEAIYSFSKKEAILQWLRVEVKVSEINLRGYAEKVTNHLNDNRKNTIAYACFLYQSFLRGYLNAEGVDSLCGKMPVVDSYGHVTKERSGVLVPANGSKWVELIGSNPWREENYVELGEDYLHPACFAGTRTSEEKFMEFLITRVKASDIPNISPPNAGIPTVSGPLTKQNAFLLLDWIRELKRRGIRIPAKLLTCIKEGSWLMIIVNGSPDHRPPSQSFLLTSDGGNSNWGTTLQNGTVLVDIPLIDQGFYGDKIKEYKEELKTIGVMFEYGEACRFIGNHLMSLAASSNLSRSYVISILNFIRFLKQNFLSPDHFVSKMKEGRWLRTSHGCTSPNGSVLYSEEWKTARQISKIPFIDKDDYGEEINCFKAELQLLGVIVDFNGNYQMVVDNLLSSFSSSLTAEALLFILDCMHHSTSSDKLAKALKGVRCVKTNVGYKSPGECFFPDPEWGSLLEVFNTVPVIDHDFYESHITTRKNELKQLGVKVDFEEAVNVFVHSFKRQASFSSISKDNVFSFLSCYRKLKENSLKFPSDQKKCIREVNWLRTRLGDYRCPGNCILYGPEWESILAITLLPFIDDSDKFYGKGIREYERELKKMGVVVEFKAGVEFVAAGLYFPLNPCHITSENVLSLLECIRILLQEKDYSFPDTFLRNVRREWLRTHVGYRTPDNCCLFDSKWGLYLKSTDGPFIDEVFYGSNITSYREELSSIGVTVEVEEACPLLASNLYHHSDFSTIVRIFKFLSKNEWMPESDATRKIWIPDGQENGKWVNPEECVLHNRDGLFGQQFNFLEEYYEPDLLCFFSTAFNVTSYPSFDSHCKLWKVWETSGYQLSHAQCCAFWECVMSRWSSEVETTLADGLMKLPVHSGCGEILLLDKNDVFVADDLLLKELFEKFSPRPVLVWYPQPSLPSLPRSKLLEIYRKIGVRTISESAQKEELSLADGVKLKPLNPRVLFIGKEMVRLILGFLADPSLKMQVKKRHEAVQCLLNITALVTAEPITVSYSLSLSSGEIVKVRGSRMIRWDRKSSKFYTQKPDKAGGPKVRIEYATYLAEAIAEGVLWDKEDHISALSELIKVAVLVSFNEEAVQFLMKSKNLQIFEEDEEFLSAAFP, encoded by the exons ATGGCGAGTCCGAGAGAACACATAGAGCACATTAGAAAAACGACATTCTCAATAGGAGGAGAAAGGAACCCTTTGGCTCCTATGCTTGATCAGGCTGTCAAGTATCTCTCTGCCGAGCTCTACACTAAAGATGTCCACTTTCTCATGGAACTCATTcag AATGCAGAAGACAATGAGTACTTGGAAGGTGTAGACCCTTCGCTCGAGTTCGTCTTGACATCTCGTGATATAACAGCCACGGGGGCACCAGCCACTTTGCTGATCTTCAATAGCGAGAAGGGTTTTTCTGCTAAAAACATAGAGTCGATTTGCAGTGTTGGGAATTCCACTAAGAAAGGCAACAGGAAACGTGGTTATATTGGGGAGAAAG GAATTGGGTTCAAGAGTGTGTTTCTGATCACTCCGCAGCCTATCATATTCAGCAACGGCTATCAGATACGCTTCAACGAAAAGCCTTGCCCCCACTGCAATCTTGGATACGTTGTTCCTGAATGGGTTGAGGAGAATCCATCTCTTTCTGACATTAAACAAATATACGGTTCCAATTCAACTCTTCCGACAACAACAATAGTCTTGCCCCTGAAACCTGACAAGGTGAAGCCTGTGAAGCAGCAGCTGTCCAGCATTCATCCTGAAGTGCTTTTATTTCTTTCGAAGATTAAAAGCCTTTCTGTCAGGGAAGAGAACGAGGATCCTAGGCTCAATACAGTGAGTGCTATAGCTATTACAAAAGAAACTAATTTCAGGACTAGGGAGAGCATCGATGCTGAGTCCTACACACTCCATCTGTCTGCGGAGGAAAACAGTCCAGATGAGCAAGACAGAGAATGCAGCTATTCTGTGTGGAAACAGAAGTTtccagtgaaaaaaaaaaacaaagtcgaGAAGAGAATGGGAGTGGAAGATTGGGTAATCACTCTGGCTTTTCCTAATGGAGAGCGTCTCCGTCGAGGAATGAGCTTGCCTGGAATCTATGCGTTTCTTCCTACGGAGATGGTCACCAATTTCCCCTTCATAATTCAAGCAGATTTTATTCTGGCATCATCTAGGGAAACAATACTTTTGGATGACAATTGGAATCAAGGGATTCTTGATTGCGTGCCGCTTGCTTTTATTAATGCATTAGTGTCGTTAGTCAAAATGAGAGAAGATGCACCGGTGTCTAGTCTGCCTCGATTGTTCCAGTTCTTGCCAATCAAGAGTTCTCACTATCCAACACTTAATGCTGTGAGAGAATCAATCAAAGTAAAGCTGGCTGAAGAAGAAATTGTTCCAAGTGAGCCTTTCACAGAGCAGAAGTTCTTCCACAAACCATCAGAAATTGGTCGAATAATGCCTGCATTCTGGAGCGTGTTGAAAAAGGCAAGGAAGGAAGGGGTGAGATTTCATAACCTTTCATCCCATGGCTGGTATGTTCTGAGCTCTCACTTTGATAAATCTGAGTATGATCATATACTTGATTTCTTGGGCGTGGGACATGTGAACAATGAATGGTATGCAAGGTGCATTCGGAGTTCTAATCTCTTAATGGGTGTCTCAGAAGATGTTTATCTGCAAATTCTTCTTTTTGTGGCCAATAATTGGTGTACGAAGTTTTGCACCACCACTATGGGCGACATTCCACTTATAAAATATGTAGATCGTGATGGTAGTGTGTCTTTGTGCAGCATCAACGAATCAGCTCAGAAGAACAGTGAGAGGTTGTTATGTCGATCACATCAAACTCGTTATATATCTTGGTTGATTGATTGGAACAAGGAATTTGGATTTGTTGGAAATAGATTTTTCCTGCCGAAAAGTACACAGGAAGCCATCTATTCATTTTCTAAGAAGGAGGCCATCCTCCAATGGCTTAGAGTTGAGGTGAAAGTTTCTGAGATAAATTTACGTGGCTATGCAGAAAAAGTAACTAATCATCTCAATGATAATAGGAAGAACACCATCGCCTATGCTTGCTTCCTATACCAGTCATTTTTACGGGGTTATCTGAATGCAGAGGGGGTTGATTCTTTGTGTGGTAAAATGCCAGTAGTAGATAGCTATGGTCATGTGACCAAAGAAAGGAGTGGAGTTCTTGTCCCTGCTAACGGAAGCAAATGGGTGGAGTTGATTGGTTCTAATCCTTGGAGGGAAGAAAACTACGTCGAGCTCGGAGAGGACTACTTGCATCCGGCATGTTTTGCTGGCACTAGAACATCAGAAGAAAAGTTTATGGAATTCCTTATTACTCGTGTCAAAGCTTCTGATATTCCAAATATATCTCCTCCCAATGCTGGAATACCTACTGTGTCCGGGCCACTCACAAAACAGAATGCATTTCTGCTGTTGGATTGGATTCGTGAGCTAAAACGCAGAGGAATTCGCATTCCAGCAAAGTTGTTAACATGCATAAAGGAGGGTAGCTGGCTTATGATTATAGTTAATGGTTCTCCAGATCACAGACCACCATCACAGTCATTCCTACTTACTTCAGATGGTGGAAATTCAAACTGGGGAACGACTTTGCAAAATGGAACTGTGCTTGTGGATATCCCATTAATCGACCAGGGTTTTTATGGTGATAAGATTAAGGAGTACAAAGAGGAGCTAAAAACAATTGGAGTCATGTTCGAATATGGGGAAGCATGTAGATTTATTGGAAATCATCTGATGTCTCTTGCAGCATCATCCAATTTGTCCAGAAGCTATGTGATATCAATACTCAATTTCATCAGATTTTTGAAGCAAAACTTTCTTTCTCCGGATCACTTTGTTAGCAAAATGAAAGAAGGCAGATGGTTAAGAACTTCCCATGGTTGCACGTCTCCAAATGGATCAGTTCTATACAGTGAGGAATGGAAAACTGCAAGGCAAATCAGTAAAATACCCTTCATTGATAAAGATGACTATGGTGAAGAAATTAATTGTTTCAAAGCAGAACTTCAGTTGCTCGGTGTCATAGTTGACTTCAATGGGAATTACCAGATGGTTGTTGACAACTTATTGtcttcattttcatcttctCTGACAGCAGAGGCTCTTCTATTTATATTAGATTGCATGCATCATTCAACATCTTCAGACAAACTTGCCAAAGCTCTTAAAGGCGTGAGATGTGTGAAGACAAATGTCGGTTACAAATCTCCAGGTGAATGTTTCTTTCCTGATCCTGAATGGGGCTCCCTTCTAGAGGTTTTCAACACTGTCCCAGTGATTGATCATGATTTCTATGAAAGTCACATAACCACTCGCAAAAATGAGTTGAAGCAGCTGGGAGTAAAGGTAGATTTTGAGGAGGCTGTCAATGTGTTCGTCCACTCTTTCAAACGACAGGCATCGTTTTCTTCCATTTCAAAAGACAATGTTTTTTCATTCCTGTCGTGCTACAGAAAGCTAAAGGAAAATTCTCTTAAATTTCCTTCAGATCAGAAGAAGTGCATCCGCGAAGTGAATTGGTTGAGGACTCGGCTCGGAGATTATAGATGTCCAGGAAACTGCATCCTGTATGGTCCTGAATGGGAGTCAATCCTTGCAATTACTCTCCTTCCGTTCATTGATGACAGTGACAAGTTCTACGGGAAGGGTATTCGTGAATATGAAAGGGAGCTGAAGAAGATGGGAGTTGTTGTTGAATTTAAAGCCGGTGTGGAATTTGTGGCTGCGGGTCTTTATTTTCCTCTGAATCCTTGTCACATAACTTCTGAGAATGTGCTCTCTTTGCTGGAGTGCATCCGAATCTTATTGCAAGAGAAGGATTACTCCTTTCCTGacacttttctaagaaatgttCGTCGAGAGTGGTTAAGAACCCATGTTGGCTACAGGACTCCAGACAACTGTTGCTTGTTTGATTCCAAATGGGGTTTGTATTTGAAGAGCACTGACGGACCTTTCATTGATGAAGTGTTTTATGGATCTAACATCACATCATATAGGGAAGAGCTGAGCTCTATAGGAGTTACTGTTGAAGTGGAAGAGGCATGCCCATTGCTAGCCAGTAACTTATATCACCATTCTGATTTTTCCACTATTGTTCGAATATTCaaatttttgagcaaaaatgaGTGGATGCCAGAAAGTGATGCAACCAGAAAGATTTGGATTCCTGATGGACAGGAGAACGGTAAGTGGGTTAATCCAGAAGAATGTGTCCTGCACAACAGAGATGGTCTTTTTGGTCAGCAGTTTAATTTTTTGGAGGAATACTACGAGCCAGACTTGCTTTGTTTCTTCTCCACTGCATTTAATGTCACTTCTTATCCTTCTTTTGATTCTCACTGCAAGCTTTGGAAGGTTTGGGAAACTTCAGGATACCAATTATCACATGCTCAGTGTTGTGCATTCTGGGAGTGTGTTATGAGTCGATGGAGCTCAGAGGTGGAGACAACTCTTGCTGATGGCTTAATGAAACTGCCTGTTCATTCTGGCTGTGGAGAAATTTTGTTGTTAGACAAGAATGATGTTTTTGTAGCTGATGACCTTCTTCTGAAGGaactttttgaaaagttttCTCCTCGCCCAGTACTTGTCTGGTATCCTCAGCCGAGCTTGCCTTCTTTGCCCCGAAGTAAGTTGCTTGAAATATACAGAAAAATCGGAGTTCGCACAATTTCTGAATCAGCGCAGAAGGAAGAACTGTCCTTGGCAGATGGAGTGAAACTCAAACCGTTGAATCCAAGAGTCCTTTTTATAGGAAAAGAGATGGTTCGCCTCATTCTTGGCTTTTTAGCTGATCCTTCTTTAAAAATGCAAGTGAAAAAGAGGCATGAAGCTGTTCAGTGCCTCCTCAACATCACTGCCCTTGTGACTGCGGAGCCAATTACTGTAAGCTATAGTTTATCACTCTCTTCAGGGGAGATTGTGAAAGTAAGAGGAAGTCGAATGATTCGTTGGGATAGAAAGAGTTCAAAGTTCTATACACAGAAGCCAGACAAGGCTGGTGGACCCAAAGTTCGCATTGAATATGCCACTTATTTAGCTGAAGCCATAGCTGAGGGCGTGTTGTGGGATAAAGAAGATCATATAAGCGCACTCTCTGAGCTGATCAAGGTGGCTGTCCTGGTCAGTTTCAATGAAGAAGCAGTTCAGTTCTTAATGAAGTCCAAGAATTTGCAGATTTTTGAGGAGGATGAGGAATTCCTTTCTGCTGCTTTCCCTTAG
- the LOC133676215 gene encoding uncharacterized protein LOC133676215 — MATPKQHIEHIRKTTFSIGGEKNPLAPMLDQAVKYLSAELYAKDVHFLMELIQNAEDNEYLERVDPSLEFVITSRDITNTGAPATLLIFNNEKGFSAKNIESICNVGNSTKKGNRKRGYIGEKGIGFKSVFLIAAQPYIFSNGYQIRFNEKPCPHCNLGYIVPEWVDDSPSLSDIKQIYGSASTLPTTTLILPLKPDKVNPVKQQLSSIHPEILLFLSKIKRLSVREENEDPRLNTVSAVAITKETNFVQRKNMDAESYTLHLSAEENSDEFEKECSYYLWKQKFPVREENKVDMRMEVEDWVITLAFPNGERLHRGMKYSPGIYAFLPTEMVTDFPFIIQADFILASSRETIRWDNIWNQGILNCVPFAFIEALVSLVKTVDGAPVSSLPRMFKFLPVHRSPFEKLNSVRESIKAKLAEKDIIPSESYTAQQFFHKPREVGRLMPAFWNILKKTRERGVSLHKLSSHGCYVLNSSFDKPEYDHILEFLGVRPVSSEWYVKCIQGSNIVMGVSEETYLELLHFLAVNWQSEFHCSGMRNIPLIKYVGADGSVSLCSVNESAQRNSKTLCLSRYSSPVSWLIDWNREFRCMANHFFVPRTTQEVIYSSSNKELVLEWLEDLVEITTLSVYKYAVLYRDQVSCDQKLVIAYAHFLYHSLLNEYLSEREVVSLCGKMPLVDSYGHVIKARNAVLVPATESKWVQLIGSNPWRGESYVELGEDYLHPAYFAGTSTVGNQLMNFLEDYVKASDIPHISPPNAGIPTASTGLTKQNAFLLLDWIRELKRSGICIPERFMACIQEGRWLKTTMNGSPGYKPPSQSFLLASSNRSSNWGTILQSASVLADIPLIDQDFYGPEITEYREELRTVGVMFEYDEACEFIGNHLMSLAPSSALTKSNVISILNFIRFLRIDLLSLNKFIGTIKQKRWLRTCWGDRSPVGSVLYDQEWTTARQISDIPFIDEDYYGEDILFFKPELQLLGVVVGFNESYQLVVDCFKSPSCLSTLTKEAFLLVLDCMHHSSSAHKLVNAVKSTKCVKTNLGYKCPGECFLFHAEWGCLLKVFDGFPLVDSNFYGSSIMSHDTELKELGVKVDFEDAVRVFVHTFMKRASLSSITEENVFSFISCYRKLKGTPNKFPSDLKKCIREVKWLRTRLGDYRSPRDCILFGPEWELIYPITRLPFIDDSDKYYGNGIHEYRKELKSMGVVVEFKAGVKFVAAGLRFPQNPRDIAPGNVLSLLECIRALLQEKDYSFPDAFLKNISRGWLKTHAGFRSPGNCCLFNSRWSSYVKPTDGPFIDEDFYGSDIKLYSKELSAIGVDEEKVCSLLASHLDSHSEFDTIVRVYDCLRENKWKPDSDATRKIWIPDGLENGMWVDPEECALHDKNGLFGLQLNVLENHYKPKLLHFFSSSFNVKSNPSFDDYCKLWKVWESLGRPLTHAECCAFWECVMMQRSSRSERTLADDLVKLPVVLRSGEILLSSKSDVFIADDLLLKDLFEKFSSRPIFVWSPQPNLLSSPRTRLLEVYRKIGVRTVSESVLKEELSLADGVELSQMDSSDAGIGKELIRLILGFLADPSLDMEATKRHGAVQCLLNLKVLETMEPITVIYSLLLSDGEPLKVKASRMIRWDKECSKFFTQKMDKAGGQKNLIEYATSFSEVIARGVLWDKEDQIKALSELIKLAFLLNFDEQAVQFLMKSNNLQTFLEDEEFLNAAFPSV; from the exons ATGGCAACTCCAAAACAACACATAGAGCACATAAGAAAAACTACATTCTCAATAGGAGGAGAAAAGAACCCTTTGGCTCCTATGCTTGATCAGGCTGTCAAGTATCTTTCTGCTGAACTCTACGCTAAAGATGTCCACTTTCTTATGGAACTCATTcag AATGCTGAAGATAATGAATACTTGGAACGGGTGGATCCTTCACTTGAGTTTGTCATAACATCTCGAGATATTACAAACACTGGCGCACCTGCTACTTTGCTCATCTTCAATAATGAGAAGGGTTTTTCTGCAAAAAATATCGAGTCCATTTGCAATGTTGGAAATTCCACTAAGAAAGGGAACCGGAAGCGTGGCTATATTGGGGAGAAAG GAATTGGATTCAAGAGTGTGTTTCTTATTGCTGCTCAGCCCTACATATTTAGCAATGGCTATCAGATACGATTCAATGAAAAGCCCTGTCCACACTGCAATCTTGGATACATAGTTCCTGAATGGGTTGATGATAGCCCATCTCTTTCTGACATAAAGCAGATTTATGGTTCCGCTTCTACCCTCCCAACCACTACACTGATTTTGCCCTTGAAGCCTGACAAGGTGAACCCCGTGAAGCAGCAGCTGTCGAGTATTCATCCTGAAATCCTTCTGTTCCTTTCAAAGATAAAACGCCTTTCTGTGAGGGAAGAAAATGAGGATCCCAGGCTCAACACTGTTAGTGCAGTAGCTATTACGAAAGAGACAAATTTCGTGCAAAGGAAAAACATGGATGCCGAGTCCTACACGCTCCATCTGTCTGCAGAGGAAAacagtgatgaatttgaaaaagaatGCAGCTACTACTTGTGGAAGCAGAAATTTCCTGTCAGGGAGGAAAACAAAGTAGACATGAGAATGGAAGTGGAGGACTGGGTGATCACTTTGGCTTTTCCTAATGGAGAGCGCCTCCATAGGGGAATGAAGTACTCTCCTGGAATATATGCATTTCTTCCAACCGAGATGGTGACCGACTTTCCCTTCATAATTCAAGCAGATTTTATTCTAGCTTCATCAAGGGAAACAATACGATGGGACAACATATGGAACCAGGGAATTCTTAATTGTGTTCCCTTTGCTTTTATCGAAGCATTAGTCTCATTAGTCAAAACAGTGGATGGTGCACCAGTATCTAGTCTGCCTCGAATGTTCAAGTTCTTGCCGGTCCATAGGTCCCCCTTTGAGAAGTTGAATTCTGTGAGAGAATCAATTAAAGCGAAGCTGGCTGAAAAGGATATCATTCCAAGTGAGTCATACACAGCACAGCAGTTCTTTCATAAACCACGTGAAGTTGGCCGATTAATGCCTGCTTTCTGGAATATACTGAAGAAGACAAGGGAGCGAGGAGTGAGCTTGCACAAACTTTCATCCCATGGTTGCTATGTTCTGAATTCTTCATTTGATAAGCCAGAGTATGATCACATACTGGAGTTCTTGGGGGTGAGACCGGTAAGCAGTGAGTGGTATGTAAAGTGCATTCAAGGCTCTAATATTGTAATGGGAGTCTCAGAGGAAACATACCTGGAGCTTCTTCATTTCCTTGCTGTTAATTGGCAGTCCGAGTTTCACTGCTCAGGCATGAGGAACATTCCACTAATTAAATATGTGGGTGCCGATGGGAGCGTTTCTTTGTGCTCTGTTAATGAATCTGCTCAACGGAATAGTAAAACTCTGTGCCTATCACGTTACTCTTCTCCTGTCTCATGGTTGATTGATTGGAACAGGGAGTTCCGATGCATGgcaaatcatttttttgtgCCTAGAACTACACAAGAAGTTATCTATTCATCATCTAACAAAGAACTGGTGTTAGAATGGCTTGAAGACCTGGTTGAAATCACTACTTTAAGCGTATATAAATATGCAGTTCTCTACCGAGATCAAGTCAGTTGCGACCAGAAACTTGTGATTGCCTATGCTCACTTCTTATATCACTCATTACTAAATGAATATCTATCGGAGAGGGAAGTTGTTTCTTTGTGTGGTAAAATGCCACTTGTTGATAGCTATGGCCATGTGATCAAAGCAAGGAATGCGGTTCTAGTCCCAGCTACTGAAAGCAAATGGGTGCAATTGATTGGTTCTAATCCTTGGAGGGGAGAAAGCTATGTTGAGTTAGGAGAAGACTACTTGCATCCTGCATATTTTGCTGGCACAAGCACGGTGGGAAACCAACTCATGAATTTCCTTGAAGATTATGTTAAGGCTTCTGATATTCCTCACATATCTCCCCCCAATGCTGGAATACCTACTGCGTCAACAGGACTTACCAAACAAAATGCATTTCTGCTGTTGGATTGGATTCGGGAGCTGAAACGGAGTGGAATTTGCATTCCAGAAAGGTTCATGGCTTGCATACAGGAGGGTAGGTGGCTTAAAACTACTATGAATGGCTCTCCTGGTTACAAACCACCATCACAGTCGTTCCTACTCGCTTCAAGCAACAGAAGCTCAAACTGGGGAACCATTTTGCAGAGTGCATCTGTGCTTGCCGATATTCCTTTGATAGATCAGGATTTTTATGGTCCTGAAATTACGGAGTATAGAGAGGAGCTACGGACAGTTGGGGTCATGTTTGAGTATGACGAGGCATGTGAATTTATCGGGAACCATCTCATGTCTTTGGCACCTTCATCCGCTTTAACTAAAAGCAATGTTATCTCCATACTGAATTTCATCAGATTTTTGAGGATTGATCTTCTTTCTCTAAATAAATTCATTGgcacaattaaacaaaaaaggtGGCTAAGAACTTGTTGGGGTGATAGGTCTCCGGTTGGATCTGTTCTTTATGATCAGGAGTGGACAACTGCGAGGCAAATTAGTGACATCCCTTTCATTGATGAAGATTACTATGGCGAGGACATCCTTTTTTTCAAACCAGAACTCCAGTTGCTTGGCGTTGTAGTTGGCTTCAATGAAAGTTATCAATTGGTTGTTGATTGCTTTAAATCGCCTTCATGCTTATCTACTCTGACAAAGGAGGCCTTTCTTCTGGTTTTGGATTGCATGCATCATTCTAGTTCTGCTCACAAACTAGTTAATGCAGTGAAAAGTACAAAATGCGTAAAGACAAACTTAGGTTACAAATGTCCTGGCGAATGTTTCTTGTTTCATGCTGAATGGGGCTGTCTTCTAAAGGTTTTTGATGGTTTCCCGTTGGTTGATAGTAATTTCTATGGAAGCAGCATCATGTCTCACGATACGGAGTTGAAGGAGCTGGGAGTAAAGGTAGACTTTGAGGATGCTGTCAGAGTGTTTGTTCACACTTTTATGAAGCGGGCATCTTTGTCTTCCATTACAGAGGAAAATGTGTTTTCATTCATATCATGCTACAGAAAACTGAAGGGAACTCCAAACAAATTTCCTTCAGATCTCAAGAAGTGCATCCGCGAGGTGAAATGGCTGCGGACTCGGCTTGGTGATTATAGATCTCCAAGAGATTGTATTCTGTTCGGTCCTGAGTGGGAGTTAATTTATCCAATCACTCGCCTTCCGTTTATCGATGACAGCGACAAATACTATGGGAATGGCATTCATGAGTATCGAAAGGAGCTGAAGAGTATGGGGGTCGTTGTTGAATTTAAAGCCGGTGTGAAGTTTGTGGCTGCTGGTCTTCGCTTTCCTCAAAATCCACGTGACATAGCTCCCGGGAATGTGCTTTCATTACTGGAATGCATCCGTGCTTTACTGCAGGAAAAGGACTACTCCTTTCCCGATGcttttctgaaaaatatttCTCGAGGATGGTTAAAGACCCATGCTGGTTTCAGGTCTCCGGGTAACTGCTGTTTGTTCAATTCCCGGTGGAGTTCCTACGTGAAGCCTACTGATGGACCATTCATTGATGAAGATTTTTATGGTTCTGACATCAAATTGTATTCAAAAGAGCTCAGTGCAATaggagttgatgaagaaaagGTTTGCTCATTGCTTGCCAGTCATCTTGATTCCCATTCTGAATTCGACACTATAGTTCGAGTATATGATTGTCTGAGAGAAAATAAGTGGAAACCAGATAGTGATGCTACCAGAAAGATTTGGATTCCAGATGGACTTGAGAATGGAATGTGGGTTGACCCAGAAGAATGTGCTCTGCATGACAAAAATGGTCTCTTTGGTCTGCAGCTGAATGTATTGGAGAATCATTATAAGCCAAAATTACTTCATTTCTTCTCCAGTTCATTTAATGTTAAATCCAACCCTTCATTTGATGATTACTGTAAGCTTTGGAAGGTTTGGGAAAGTTTAGGAAGACCATTGACACATGCTGAGTGCTGTGCTTTTTGGGAGTGTGTTATGATGCAGAGGAGCTCAAGGTCAGAGAGAACCCTTGCTGATGATTTGGTAAAGCTACCTGTTGTTTTGCGCTCTGGTGAAATTCTGTTGTCCAGCAAGAGTGATGTTTTTATTGCTGATGACCTTCTATTAAAGGACCTATTTGAGAAGTTCTCATCGCGCCCGATATTTGTATGGTCTCCTCAGCCAAACTTGCTTTCTTCGCCTCGAACTAGGTTGCTTGAAGTCTACAGGAAAATTGGGGTTCGCACTGTATCTGAATCAGTGCTGAAGGAAGAATTGTCATTGGCAGATGGAGTAGAACTTAGTCAGATGGATTCGAGTGATGCTGGGATTGGAAAGGAGCTGATTAGACTGATTCTTGGCTTTCTAGCAGATCCTTCTCTTGATATGGAAGCAACAAAGAGGCATGGAGCTGTCCAGTGCCTCCTGAATCTTAAGGTGCTGGAGACTATGGAGCCAATTACTGTAATCTATAGTTTATTGCTTTCTGACGGGGAACCTCTGAAGGTGAAAGCAAGCCGTATGATTCGCTGGGATAAAGAGTGTTCAAAGTTTTTCACACAGAAGATGGATAAAGCTGGCGGCCAGAAAAATCTTATTGAATATGCAACCTCTTTTTCTGAAGTAATAGCTCGGGGGGTGTTGTGGGATAAAGAAGATCAAATAAAAGCACTCTCTGAACTGATCAAGTTGGCTTTCCTCCTGAATTTTGATGAACAAGCTGTTCAATTCTTGATGAAATCTAATAATCTTCAAACTTTTCTGGAGGACGAGGAGTTCCTTAATGCTGCCTTCCCTTCTGTTTAG